The Myxococcus virescens genomic interval ACACCACCGCTATTTTTTCAATGATGGGGCAGAAGACGAGCCCTGGGAGTTCCGGGGCGTACAAGAACTGTCCTCGCTGGAGACCGAGCTGGCGAGGCCGCTGCTGCGCGAGCTGGCCGGCGCCGAGTTCGTCAACGTGCGCGCGCTGTCCGGGCTGAACCTGATGACGCTGACGCTGTCCGCGCTCGGAGGCCCCCCTGGCTCCACGGTGATGCTGCTGTCCCGCGCCCAGGGCGGGCACTATGCGACCGCGAGCGTCGCCGCCCGGCTGGGGTTGAAGGTCTGCTACGCCACGGGCCCCGACGCGCACACCGTGGACGAGACACAGCTCGCCGAGACGCTGCGGGCCCACCAGCCGGGGCTCGTCTACATCGATCAGTCCAATGCGCTGTTTCCCCTGGGCGTCGAACCGCTGGCGCGGGCCGTCCAGCGAGAGGCCCCGAACGCCCTGCTCCACATCGACGCAAGCCATTGGATGGGTCTGGTGCTCGGCCGCCAGCTTCCCAATCCGCTCGCGGAGGGCGCCCACTCTTTCGGCGGCTCCACCCACAAGACCTTCCCAGGACCGCAGAAGGCCATCTTCGCCACCAACCGGAGGGAGCTCTTCGAGCGCTTCCGAGCAACCCAGCAGTACATGGTGAGCAGCCACCACTTCGGCGCGACGGTGAGCCTGGCGTTGGCGCTGCTCGAGTTCAAGCACTGCCGGGGTGAGCAGTACGCCGCCCAGGTGGTGCTGAATACCCGGTGCTTCGGCGCCGCGCTCGATCGTCTTGGGTTGGAGCTTGACGGCAAGGAACGCGGCTTCTCGGCCGGCCATCAGCTCTGGGTCCGGACGCGGGCATCCGGCGTGGACGCGTTCACCGCGAGCCAGCGGCTGTTCGACGCGGGCATCCGCACCAATGCCTATCCATCGCTGCCCGGGATTCCTGAACCGGTCCTCCGGGTCGGCCTGAACGAGCCCACGTACCACGGACTCATGGCCGACGACATGGAGGAGCTCGCCGGGCTCTTCGTCGCGGCGATCCTCCAGACGCAGCCGACGGAGCAGCTCGCCGGACGTGTGGCGGCGCTGCGCGCGCGGTACCGGTTCCCCTACCGCTTCCCATCCGACGACCCCAAGCTGCTCGAACAAGCGATGCGACTGGTGCGCCTGGCGTTGACGCAGCCCGTGGAGTGAGGCCGCGGCATGGCTTCCAGGGAACATGGACTGTCCACGGAAGACGGGACAAGCTCGGACCATGAACCTGGTCCCCTTCGCGAACGAGCACCTGGAAGCGGCCGCCTCGCTGCTCGCCCTGCGGCACCGTGCCCATCGGGCCGCGCTCCCGCTGTTGCCGGGTGAGCCCGAGTCAGCCACCGAAGCGCGGCGAATCCTGGAAGCGCTCCGGCAGCGGCCTCGCACGAGCGGCTTCGCCGCGCTCCAGAATGGGCAGCTCATCGGCTTCGCCCTCGGGACACTGCGGATCGACACCACGTGGGGGCGCTCGGCCTGGCTGTTCGCGCCCGGCCACGCCCTCGCCCCGGGAACGAGCCCCGAGGTGTACCGCGACCTGTATGCGGCCCTGGCCGCGCAGTGGGTCCAGGAAGGCTGCTTCGTTCACGCCGCGCTCGTCCCAGCCCATGATCGTCCCGCGCTCGAGCCCTGGTACGGCGCCGGCTTCGGGCATGAGCAAGTCCACGCGCTCCGTGCCCTGGACCCGGTGGACCTTCGGCCCGGCGTCCTGGACAGCCCCCTCCGGATCCGCCGCGCGGGCATGGACGATTTGGATCGGCTCCTGGAAATGGCGGGGCACATCTTCGAGCACCAGCGCGCGTCACCCGTGTTCGCGCCGTACCTGCCCGAGTTCTCCGAAGACTGGCCGCAGGACTACACGGAGCTGATTGAGGGCGAAGCCGATCGCATCTGGCTCGCCGAGCAGGATGGACGGCTGCTCGGGTTCGCCATCTTCAGCCCTGCCGAACAGACACCCGACGACCTGCTGACGCCTCCGAAGAGCGTCACCTTCACGGTAGGAGTCACACGGGAGGACGTTCGCTGCCGCGGCGTTGGCCGTGCGCTGTTCGCGCGCGGCGTGGAGGAGGCCAGGCGAATGGGATTCCGCGCCTGTGTCACCGATTGGCGCGCAACCAATCTGGCCGCCTCCCGCGCCTGGCCCCGAATGGGCTTCAGTCCGGCGCTCTACCGGTTGAGCCGCCGCATCGACGAACGCGTGGCGTGGGCGCGCGGCGCACGCTTCACCCATACATAGGCGTGGAACGTGTTCCCTGGATTGAACTGCCATTGGAAGAACGGTACCTCTCGCATTGCCGCCCTGCTCGCGGCGTGTCCCTCTCAACGAACCGGACGGGCTGACTGATGTCACACCACGCCATCGAAGACATCTACCCGCTCTCGCCCCTGCAGCAGGGGATGCTCTTCCACACCCTGTACGCGCCCGAGGCAGGACAGTATTTCCTCCAGATTACGTGCACACTGGAGGGGCAGGTGGAGCCGGCGCACTTCGAGGCAGCGTGGCAGCACGTCCTCGATCAGCACCCAGCGCTGCGCACCTCGTTCACCTGGGAGGAGCTGGAGGAGCCCCTCCAGGTCGTCCACCGCGCCGTCTCCGTGCAGCTCACCCGGCAGGATTGGAGCCACCTCGCACCGGAGGCACAGCGCCGTGAGCTGGCGGCCCTCCTCGATGCGGATCGCCAGCGCGGGTTCGCGCTCGACCAGGCGCCGCTCATGCGGCTGCTCCTCATACGCACCGGCCCTCGGACCCACACGTTCGTCTGGAGCTGTCATCACCTGCTGCTGGACGGCTGGTCACTCGGGCTGCTCCTCGAGGAGTGCCTCGACGCGTATCACGCGCTCGTCCGAGGTGAACGCCCTGCGCGCGGCGTCACGCGCCCCTACCGCGACTACATTGCCTGGCTCCAACAGCAATCATCCGGGCAGGCAGAGCATTTCTGGCGCGAGCGACTGGCAGGCTTCGCCTCGCCCACGCCCCTGCCGGTGGCGCGGGCCACGAAGGCCGAGGGTTCCTGGCATGGGCGCGCCTCGTTCAATCTTTCCGGAGAGACCTCGGAGCAGCTCCGCGCCCTGGCCCGGACGCACGCGCTGACGCCGAACACCCTCTTCCAAGGCATCTGGGCGCTCCTGCTCAGCCGCTATAGCGGTCAGTCCGACGTCGTTTTTGGCACCACGGTATCCGGACGGCCCGCCAGCCTGCCGGGGGCGCAATCCATGGTGGGCATGTTCATCAACACCCAGCCGGTGCGGACGCGGGTCGATCCGGACGGCCTCGTCCTGCCATACCTCCAACAGCTCCAGCGCGAGCAGGCCGAGGCGCGCCAGTACGAGTACAGCTCGCTCGTGCAGATTCACGGCTGGAGCGAGGTGCCGCGCGGCCAGAACCTCTTCGAGACGCTGCTCGTCTTCGAGAGCTTCCCCTTCTCCCACGCAGAGACCTCGCCGGGCCATGGCGTGACCGTCACGGACATCGAGACCTACGACTTCACCAGCTACATCCTTCACATCGACGTCGTCCCCGGTCCCGCCTTCACCCTCCTGGCGAGCTACGATCGCCGGCAGCTCGACGACGCGACGCTCGCGCGGCTGCTGACGCACTACGCGCGGCTGCTCGAGGAGCTGGCCCATCACCCCGGGCGGCGCCTGGACGAACTCTCGATGCTGCCGGACGCCGAGCGCCGACAAGTCCTGCTCGACTGGAACCAGCAGCGAGCGGACTACCCGTTCAACAGCGCCATCCCGCAGCTCATCCAGGAGCAGGTCGCACGGACCCCGGACGCAATCGCCGTGGCCCACCGCGACGACCAGCTCACCTACCGTGAGCTCAACGCCCGGTCCAACCGGCTGGCGCATCCGCTCATCACGGAAGGCGTGGGGCCCGACGTCGTCGTCGCGCTGCTCGGCGATCGCGGGGTGGACTTCCTCGCCGCCATCGTCGGGATTCTCAAGGCGGGAGGCGCCTACCTCCCGCTGGATCCAGAGCACCCCGCCGAGCGGCTGGCGCAGATCCTCGGACAGAGCCAGACCCCCATCGTGGTGGTGTCCCGTGAGCGCCGCGCGCTGCTCGACGCGGCGCTGGCGCTCCTGCCCGCCGGTGCCCGGCCACGCGCATTGGAGATCCCGGAGTTGCTGGAGCGCCAGGCCCCGGCGGACGATCCGCCTTGCCGCAGCCACGGGCGGAACCTGGCGTATGTCATCTACACGTCCGGCTCCACGGGCGCCCCCAAGGGCGCCATGCTGGAGCACGCAGGGAAGATCAACCACATCCGCGGCATGATTGATTTCCTGCGGCTGGGGCCGGCGGACGTGATGGCTCAAACGGCCTCACAGTGCTTTGACATCTCGGTCTGGCAGTTCCTCGCCCCGCTGATGCTGGGAGCACGCGTCCAGATCCTCGACACCGAGCTGACGCGGGATCCCGCCCGCTTCCTGGCGGAGTTGGACCGGACAGGCATCACCCTCCTCGAGGTGGTTCCCTCGTTGATGACGGCGATGATTGAGCAGCTCGAGCGGATGGACCCCGCGCGGTTGCCGATGCAGGCGCTCCACTGGCTCATTCCCACCGGCGAGGTGCTCCCGCCCGCGCTTTGCAGACGGTGGCTGAAACTGTACCCGCGCGTGCCGCTGCTCAATGCCTACGGCCCGACGGAGACCTCGGACGACACGAACCTCTACACGGTGTCCCAGCCACCACCGGACGACGAGGAGCGCGTGCCGGTGGGCTACGCGCTGCCGAACCTGACGATGTACATCCTGGATTCGCGGCTGCGTCCGGTGCCTGTCGGACTCGCTGGGGAGCTGTACATTGGCGGCATCGGGGTGGGCCGCGGCTACCTGAACAACCCCGCGCGCACGGCCGCATCGTTCCTGCCAGATCCGTTCTCCGCCCTCAGCGGGGCGCGCTTCTACAAGACGGGCGACATCTGCCGCTATCGCCCCGACGGAAGCATCGAGTTCCTCGACCGGGCGGACTTCCAGGTGAAGATCCGCGGCTTCCGGGTGGAGCCAGGTGAGGTGGAGTCGGTGCTCGCCCGGCACCCAACGGTCAGGCAAGCCGTGGTGGTGGCGCGCGAGTTGCCAACCCGCGGCAAGCAGCTGGTCGCCTATGTGGTGCCGCGCGAGGGGGCCTGGCCCGGAGCTGCCGAGGGCAGCGCCCGCGACGGCCACGAGGGCATCACCCTCCTCCGTGAGTTCCTCCAGGGACATCTGCCGCACTACATGATGCCCTCTGTCTTCGTCGTGTTGCCCGCGTTGCCGCTGAACGCCAACGGGAAGGTGGACCGCAAGGCCTTGCCCATACCGGACGCCGCCGCTGCCCAGGAAGCGCGTCCGCCCGCGCCCCCCCGCTCCGATGTGGAGGAGCGGCTCGTGGCGCTCTGGCAAGAGGTGCTGTCGCGCCAGTCGATCGGCGTCGAGGATGACTTCTTCGAGCTCGGCGGTCACTCGCTGCTCGCCGTCCGCGCGCACTCCCGGCTGCGCGAACTCTTCGGAGTCGACCTGCCGCTGCGGACCCTGTTCGAGCTGACCACCGTGGCCCGGCTGGCAGAGAAGATCGAAGCCCTCCGCTGGGCGACCTCGGGCCCTCCCAAGGACGAGCCGGAGGACGCCGAGCGCGAAGAGGTGGAGTTGTGACGGTCCTCGAGCTGGTCACGGGGCTGCGCCAGCGCGGCGTGAGGCTGTGGCTGGAGCAGGAGCAGCTCCGTTGCAGCGCGCCCAAGGGCGTGCTCACCGAGGAGCTGCGCGCTTCCTTGCGCGCCCACAAATCGGAGCTGATCGATTTCCTTCGAGAAGCCCACGCGGCCACCCCCACCCACGCCATCATCCCGAGCGCGCCGCGCCCCCCGCGGATTCCGCTGTCGTTCGCGCAGCAGCGGCTGTGGTTCCTCGACCGGCTCGAGCCGGACAGTCCCCTGTACAATATGGCGGTGCCGCTCAGACTGCGCGGTCCGCTCGACGTGGAGGCATTCCAGCGCGCCTGCTCCGAGGTCGTGCGGCGTCACGAGTCGCTGCGCACCACCTTCCAGATGGCCGAGGACCAGCCAGTTCAGATCATCGCCCCGCCAGCCCCCCATCCTGTCCCGGTGGTGTCGCTGGAGGCACATCCGCCCGACGGCCGAGAGGCGATTGCCTCGAGGATGGTTCAGGAAGAGTCCTCGCGGCCATTCGATCTGACCCGGGGACCGCTCGTGCGGACCACCCTGCTGCGGCTCGCTCCGGACGATCACGTGCTGCTGCTCACGCTCCATCACATTGTCTCCGACGGTTGGTCCGAGACCGTGCTCGTGCGGGAGGTGGCCGCGCTCTACACCGCGGCTCCCGGCACCGGGTTCGCGCTACCGGAGTTGCCCATCCAGTACGCGGACTTCGCGCTCTGGCAACGCAACTGGCTCCAGGGGGAGGTGCTCGAACGCCAGCTCTCGTACTGGCGGCGGCAGCTCGCGGGCGCGCCGCAGGTGCTGGCGTTGCCATCAGACCGGCCGCGTCCGGCGGCGTGGAGTGGCGCGGGCGCCAGCCTGGGGTCCCTCATCCCCACGGAGCTGGCGGAGGCACTCCGGGCATCGGCCCGGCGCGAAGGCGCGACCCTGTTCATGATGCTGATGGCGGCGTTCCAAGCGCTCCTTCATCGCTATTCCGGACAGGATGACATCGTCGTGGGCACGGACGTGGCCAATCGCAGCCGCGCCGAGACCCAGGGGCTCATCGGCTTCTTCGTCAACCAGCTCGCGCTGCGCACCCGCTTCGAAGGAGATCCTCCATTCCGGGAGCTGCTCGGACAGGTTCGCGCCACGGCGCTGGACGCGTACGCGCATCAGGACCTGCCGTTCGAGGAGCTGGTCAAGGTGCTCAATCCCGAGCGGAGCCGGGGCCATGCGTCCATCTTTCAAGTCAAGCTCCTGCTCCAGGACGTGGCGCTCTCGGAGCTGTCGCTGCCCGGCCTCACGATTCAGCCGGTGGAGGTGGAGCAGTCCTCCGCGAAACTGGACCTCACCGTCTTCGTGGCGGAGACGCCGCGGGGACTGGAGTGCAAGTGGGAGTACAGCACGGAGCTGTTCGATGAAGGCACCATTCGCCGGATGGTGGCGCACTACCAGCGGCTCCTGGAGGGCGCGGTGGCGGCCCCTGGCTGCCGCATCTCCGCGCTCCCGCTCCTGTCCGCGGACGAGGAGCAGCAACTGCTCGCCGTCTGGAACGACACCCGGACGGAGTACCCCCACGCAGCCTGCGTTCATGCGCTCTTCGAGGAGCAGGCCCGCCGAACGCCCGAGTCCCTCGCGGTCCTCCACGAAGGCTTCGCGCTCCGCTACCGCGAGCTGAACGAGCGGGCGAATCAGCTCGCCAGGCGCTTGCAGGCGATGGGCGTTGGCCCCGAGACGGTGGTCGGCCTGTGCCTCGATCGCGGTCCGGAGCTGGTGGTGGGCCTGTTCGGCATCCTCAAGGCGGGCGGTGCGTACCTCCCGCTCGACCCCACCTACCCCGCCGAGCGGCTCGCTTTCATGCTCCGGGATGCCCGCGTTCCGGTGCTGGTCACCCTCGAACGAATCGCCGATAGGCTCCCCTCGCAGGGAGAGCAGCTGCTGTGCCTGGACGCGGACCAGGAGCCACTGGCGCGCGAGGCGACGTCGAATCTGGACGTCTCCGTCACCGCCCGGAACCTGGCGTATGTCCTCTACACCTCCGGCTCCACCGGCACGCCGAAGGGGGCGATGATCGAACACCGGGGGGTGGTGAACTACCTGAGCTGGTGCACCGGCGCGTACCACGTGGCGGAGGGCTCGGGGGCTCCGGTGCATTCCTCCATCTCCTTCGACCTGACGGTGACGAGCCTTCTCGCGCCGCTGGTGGCAGGAAGGACGGTGACGCTGGTCCCAGAGGACGACCGGCTGGAGGGACTGGCCAAGGCACTCCGCTCGAAGCCGGATTTCAGCCTCGTCAAGCTGACGCCGACACACCTGAGGCTGCTCGCGCGGCAGCTCGACGCAGCGGCGCTGGCCGGACAGGCGCGAGCGCTCGTCATTGGCGGGGAGGCCTTGACCGCCGAAGCGCTGGAGCCATGGAGGAGCCACGCACCAGGGACGCGGCTCATCAATGAGTACGGGCCGACCGAGACGGTGGTGGGCTGCTGCGTCCACGAGGCAACCCCAGATGACGCCCGCACGGGGACAGTCGCGATTGGCCGGCCGATCGCGAACACGCGGCTCTACGTGCTCGACGAGCACCTGCGTCTCGTACCGGTGGGAGTGCCCGGGGAGCTCTATATCGGCGGGGACGGCGTGGCCCGCGGCTACCTCGACCGGCCGGCGCTGACCGCGGAGCGCTTCGTGCCGGATCCGTTCGGCGGCATCCCTGGCGCCAGACTGTACCGGACTGGGGATCGGGTGCGCCGCTTCCCGGATGGAGTGCTGGACTTCCTCGGCCGTGGGGACGAGCAGGTCAAGGTGCGGGGATATCGCATCGAGCTGGGCGAGATTGAGGGGGTGCTCGGCCAGGCCCCCGGCGTGCGCGACGTGGTGGTGGTCGCGCGCGAGGACATCGAGGGCAGCAAGCGGCTGGTGGCCTACGTGGTACCGGGCGAAGGCGCGGACGTGGAGCCCGAGGTGCTGCGCCAGCTCGCTCGCGCGAAGCTCCCGGAGCACATGGTCCCCTCGGTGGTGGTGCCACTGGACGCACTGCCCCTGTCACCGAACGGCAAGGTGGACCGCAGGGCGCTCCCCGCGCCAGAGGCGCTCGCACGCGAGCCCCACCACGCGTACGTCGCGCCGCAGACCCGCGCGCAAGCCCTGCTGTGCTCCCTCGGTGCCGAACTCCTGCGCCTGGACCGGGTCGGCATCCGCGACAACTTCTTCGACCTCGGCGGCGACTCCATCCTGGGCGTGCAGTTGATCGGCCGGGCGAACCGGGCCGGCCTGCACCTGACCCCGAAGCAACTCTTCGATCACCAGACGTTCGAGGAACTCGCTGCTGCGGCGGGTACCGGTGGGGCCATCATCGCGGAGCAGGGACTGGTCAAGGGCGACGTCCCACTCACGCCAATCCAGTGCTGGTTCTTCCGGCAGCCCCAACCTGCCCCTCATCACTTCAACCAGGCCGTGCTGCTGGAAACCCACGCGTCCTTCCGCCCGGACCTCCTCGAGCCAGCGCTCCAGGCGCTCCTGGTCCATCACGACGCGCTCCGGCTGCGCTTTGAAGAAGCCGGGCATGGCTGGACCCAGCACTGCGTCGAGTTGGAGCGCGCGCCAGCCGTGAGCACTTTCAATCTCTCCGGCTTGCCCCCGGAACATCAGCGCCGCGAGCTGGAGGCCACCGCGGCCAGCCTGCAAGAGAGCCTGGATCTCCAACAGGGGCCGTTGCTGCGGGCCGCGTGGTTCGACCTCGGCCACGGGAAGCCGGGGCGCCTGCTGCTCCTCGCCCACCATCTGGCCGTGGACGGCTTCTCCTGGCGCGTCTTGCTGGAGGATCTCCAGGCGGCGCACCAGTCCCTCCTCCAGGGACGCGAAATCCAACTGCCCGCGAAGACCACCTCGTACCAGCACTGGTCCAGACGGCTGCGCGAGTACGCGGCCTCCGCCGCCCCTGCCTTCGACTACTGGCGGCGGATGGAGCGCTCCAACGTGGCAAGGCTCCCGGAGGACCTGCCCGGAGCAACGGCCGCCAGCGACACCGCCGCGAACGCCCGGACCTACGCGGTGGAACTCGGCGCGGAGGAGACGTCCGCGCTCCTCCGCGAGGTGCCTGAGGCGTTCCGCTGCGGGATGAACGAGGTCCTGCTCACCGCGCTCACCTCCGTGCTGGCGAACTGGGCGGGGGGCCGAAGGTGGCTCGTGGACCTGGAGGGCCACGGTCGGGAGCCGCTGTTCGATGACGTTGATCTCTCACGCACGGTGGGGTGGTTCACCTCCATCTTCCCTGTCGTGCTCGAAGCCCCCACGGGTGACGGCCTCGTGGAGCTGCTGGAGTCCGTGAAGGCCCAGCTCCAGCGCATCCCGAACCAGGGCATCGACTTCGGCGTCCTGCGCTACCTGCGCCAGGATGACACCAGTGGTCCCCCCGGGGACGAAGCGCAGGTGCTGTTCAACTACCTGGGGCAATTCGATCAGGTGTTCGCGGGCGACGGCCTCTTTCAACCCGCGGAAGAGTCCCCCGGCCCGACCGTCAGCCCCCTGGCGCCGCGCACCCACGCGCTCGAGGTCAACGGACTCATCCACGCCGGTCGGCTGAGGATCGGCTGGGCCTACAGCGGGGCCCGTCACCATGCCTCGACGATCGCCCGACTCGCGGAGCGCTTCCTCCAGGTCCTGCGGGAGCTCGTCGCACTCGCGCGCGTGGGCGGGCACCGGGAGCGCGTGGCCCGTTTCCCGCTGGCACGGCTGGCACCCGTGTCTCTTGAGCGCCTGCTGGCGGAGGCGCCCGGCACGGAAGACGTGTATCCACTCGTGCTTGGCCAGCGCGAGATGTTCGAGCACACGCGAGCCCACCCCGGAGCGTGGGCCTACTTCACCCAGCTCTCGTGCCGGGTGGTGGGCACCTTCTCGCCGGAAGCCTTCGTCGCGGCCTGCCAGCGAGTGATGGAGCGGCACCCGGCGCTCCGTGGCGCGGTGGCCCTGGAGCCGATGGCGGAGCCCCACCAGCTCGTCCACCGCGCCCCCTCGCTCCCCGTCGAACGGCTCGACTGGACGGAGCGAACGGACAGTGAGGCGCGCGCCCTGCTGGAGCAATTCCTCGAGGCGGACCGCGAGACCGGCTTCAGCCCAGACCGGCCGCCGCTGCTACGACTCACGTTCATCCAGCTCGCGCCACAGGCGTGCCACCTCGTGTGGAGCAGCCACCACGGCATGCTCGACGGTTGGAGCATGTCCCTGCTGCTGGAAGAGGTGTTCACGGTCTACGGGAGCCTCTCGCGCGGTGTCCCCGTGGAGCTGCCGCCGCGGCCCCCCTTCCGGGAGCTCGTCGCCTGGTTGCAGCGCCAGCAGCCCTGGCGCGCGGAGGAATACTGGCGACGCGAGTTGGCGGGTTTGACCGGACCACCGGCGGCCGCTCACGCCCCAGCCGGCGGACAGCGCCCGCTGGAGCATGCGCGGTATGCGGAACGAACGCTCGAGATGGCGCCGGCCACCACGAAGGCGCTCCAGGAACTGGCGAGGACCCACCGGCTCACGCTGAACACCCTGGTCCAAGGCGCGTGGGCACTGGTCCTGGCCAATGGTCCCCGCGCCGAGGAGGTCGTCTTCGGGGTGACCGCGGCCGTGCGCCCCGTGGACCTCCCGGGTGTGGAGGACATGGTCGGCCACTTGATCAACACGCTTCCCACGCGGGTCCGGCTGGTACCGGACGCCCCCGTCATCGAGTGGCTGGCCCAGCTGCAAGCCCAACAGGCCGAGCAACGCCAGTTCGGCCACGTTCCACTTGCGACGCTGAGGCGTTGGAGCGGACTGCCAGACGACAGCCCCTTGTTCGACAGCGTCCTCCGCTTCGAGAACTACCCCATCCGCTTCGTCCTCGAGCGCGCTGCGCCGGGGTTCACGGTGGAGGCCATGCGGATCATCGATCGCTGGCCCTACCCGCTGTCACTGGTGGCAGTCCCGGGCCCTCCGCTGAGGCTCGAGCTCGGCTGGCAGCGCGATCGGATTGACGAGGACACAGCCACCCGTGCGCTGGCGCAGATGCAGTACGTGCTCGAGCGTCTCCTCGGGAACCCCGGACAGAGACTGTGTGCGCTGATGGAGGGACTCCAGGAGTGGGTGCTCCCAGCGCGGGTTGAATCAGGTAGCGGCGTCTGAGAGAATTCCGCAAAATCCGCAATTCACAGGTAGCGGTAGAGGGGAGCGCTCCCGGCCCACCCCGGAAGCAGCCCCAGCTCACCGTGGCGAGGCGGATCCGGCAGCAGCGGGCCAAAGCACAGGGGAGCGGTCATGGCGGAGTCGACACGTCGCGATTGCATCGTCATCGGGTACAACGAGACCCCGTTCGACGAGTACGAAGCCGGAATCCGGCGCTATGGCGAGGACTCCGAAGCCTATCGGGATCTGAAGTTCAGCTTCATCGAGCTCGAGGGCAAGCGGCTCAACTACGTGGACCTGCTGAACCACGTGTACCGCCGCGCCCTCCCCTCGGGGACGCCGCACGCGGCGTTCCGCTCTGGAGGCATCCCCAGCCTCGCGGCCGTCTATCTCTGCAGCTTCCTGCGCCGCCACGGCCACGACGTGACGTACCTCAACCTGTTTCAGCACGAGAAGGAGCGCCTGGCCGAGCTGCTCGCGCAAAACCCTCGCGCGGTGGCCATCACCACCACCTTCTACGTCCTCAATGATCCCGTCATCGAGATGGTGCAGTTCATCCGCCAGCACAACCCCGACGTCCGGATCATCGTCGGCGGTCCGCTGGTTTCCAACCATCACCGGCGCTACGAGGGGAATGAGCTCGCGGTGGTGCTCGACGACCTCGGCGCGGACATCTACGTCGTCGAGAGCCAGGGCGAACTCACGCTCTCGCGGGTCCTCGACCGGCTGAAGGCGGGCCAGGAGCTGGGCGACGTCCCCAACCTCATCTACCCCGCCGAGGGCGGGCCCGTCCGCGCCGGGCGCTACCGCATCAACCCACCGCAGGCGGAAAGCAACTCCCTCGACGAGAACATCATCGACTGGCGCGGCATGGCGGAGAACCCCCTGGGCCCCACGCTCCAGACCCGCACCGCCCGGAGCTGTGCATACAGTTGCTCGTTCTGTGCCTATCC includes:
- a CDS encoding non-ribosomal peptide synthetase, which encodes MTVLELVTGLRQRGVRLWLEQEQLRCSAPKGVLTEELRASLRAHKSELIDFLREAHAATPTHAIIPSAPRPPRIPLSFAQQRLWFLDRLEPDSPLYNMAVPLRLRGPLDVEAFQRACSEVVRRHESLRTTFQMAEDQPVQIIAPPAPHPVPVVSLEAHPPDGREAIASRMVQEESSRPFDLTRGPLVRTTLLRLAPDDHVLLLTLHHIVSDGWSETVLVREVAALYTAAPGTGFALPELPIQYADFALWQRNWLQGEVLERQLSYWRRQLAGAPQVLALPSDRPRPAAWSGAGASLGSLIPTELAEALRASARREGATLFMMLMAAFQALLHRYSGQDDIVVGTDVANRSRAETQGLIGFFVNQLALRTRFEGDPPFRELLGQVRATALDAYAHQDLPFEELVKVLNPERSRGHASIFQVKLLLQDVALSELSLPGLTIQPVEVEQSSAKLDLTVFVAETPRGLECKWEYSTELFDEGTIRRMVAHYQRLLEGAVAAPGCRISALPLLSADEEQQLLAVWNDTRTEYPHAACVHALFEEQARRTPESLAVLHEGFALRYRELNERANQLARRLQAMGVGPETVVGLCLDRGPELVVGLFGILKAGGAYLPLDPTYPAERLAFMLRDARVPVLVTLERIADRLPSQGEQLLCLDADQEPLAREATSNLDVSVTARNLAYVLYTSGSTGTPKGAMIEHRGVVNYLSWCTGAYHVAEGSGAPVHSSISFDLTVTSLLAPLVAGRTVTLVPEDDRLEGLAKALRSKPDFSLVKLTPTHLRLLARQLDAAALAGQARALVIGGEALTAEALEPWRSHAPGTRLINEYGPTETVVGCCVHEATPDDARTGTVAIGRPIANTRLYVLDEHLRLVPVGVPGELYIGGDGVARGYLDRPALTAERFVPDPFGGIPGARLYRTGDRVRRFPDGVLDFLGRGDEQVKVRGYRIELGEIEGVLGQAPGVRDVVVVAREDIEGSKRLVAYVVPGEGADVEPEVLRQLARAKLPEHMVPSVVVPLDALPLSPNGKVDRRALPAPEALAREPHHAYVAPQTRAQALLCSLGAELLRLDRVGIRDNFFDLGGDSILGVQLIGRANRAGLHLTPKQLFDHQTFEELAAAAGTGGAIIAEQGLVKGDVPLTPIQCWFFRQPQPAPHHFNQAVLLETHASFRPDLLEPALQALLVHHDALRLRFEEAGHGWTQHCVELERAPAVSTFNLSGLPPEHQRRELEATAASLQESLDLQQGPLLRAAWFDLGHGKPGRLLLLAHHLAVDGFSWRVLLEDLQAAHQSLLQGREIQLPAKTTSYQHWSRRLREYAASAAPAFDYWRRMERSNVARLPEDLPGATAASDTAANARTYAVELGAEETSALLREVPEAFRCGMNEVLLTALTSVLANWAGGRRWLVDLEGHGREPLFDDVDLSRTVGWFTSIFPVVLEAPTGDGLVELLESVKAQLQRIPNQGIDFGVLRYLRQDDTSGPPGDEAQVLFNYLGQFDQVFAGDGLFQPAEESPGPTVSPLAPRTHALEVNGLIHAGRLRIGWAYSGARHHASTIARLAERFLQVLRELVALARVGGHRERVARFPLARLAPVSLERLLAEAPGTEDVYPLVLGQREMFEHTRAHPGAWAYFTQLSCRVVGTFSPEAFVAACQRVMERHPALRGAVALEPMAEPHQLVHRAPSLPVERLDWTERTDSEARALLEQFLEADRETGFSPDRPPLLRLTFIQLAPQACHLVWSSHHGMLDGWSMSLLLEEVFTVYGSLSRGVPVELPPRPPFRELVAWLQRQQPWRAEEYWRRELAGLTGPPAAAHAPAGGQRPLEHARYAERTLEMAPATTKALQELARTHRLTLNTLVQGAWALVLANGPRAEEVVFGVTAAVRPVDLPGVEDMVGHLINTLPTRVRLVPDAPVIEWLAQLQAQQAEQRQFGHVPLATLRRWSGLPDDSPLFDSVLRFENYPIRFVLERAAPGFTVEAMRIIDRWPYPLSLVAVPGPPLRLELGWQRDRIDEDTATRALAQMQYVLERLLGNPGQRLCALMEGLQEWVLPARVESGSGV